The following are encoded in a window of Lawsonia intracellularis PHE/MN1-00 genomic DNA:
- a CDS encoding NAD-dependent epimerase/dehydratase family protein, with amino-acid sequence MHYIITGVAGFIGSTLAEKLLSIGHQVTGIDNFSTGKHTFLNKAKQHERFTLIEGDLLDTKALSKAFATGEQVIHLSANADVRFGVEHPSKDLEQNAIATHNVLEAMRLHNIKRIAFASTGSVYGEASIIPTPEDAPFPIQTSLYAASKLSGEGFIEAYCESFDFIGHIFRFVSILGPRYTHGHVFDFCNQLRKDPSKLTVLGNGTQRKSYLHVDDCIDAMLLAIEKAPTDTKVHIYNLGVDSYCTVKDSIGWICSSLGVTPTVQFGEGDRGWIGDNPFIYLATEKIRSLGWTPKYTIEESVKTTVSWLMENTWVFDNKEK; translated from the coding sequence ATGCACTACATTATTACAGGTGTAGCCGGATTTATTGGTAGTACTCTAGCAGAGAAACTTTTATCTATAGGTCATCAGGTAACAGGAATTGATAATTTCTCTACAGGAAAACATACATTTCTTAATAAGGCAAAACAACATGAACGCTTTACACTAATAGAAGGAGATCTTCTTGATACTAAAGCATTGTCAAAAGCTTTTGCAACAGGCGAGCAAGTGATACATCTTTCAGCAAATGCAGATGTTCGATTTGGAGTAGAACATCCATCGAAAGATCTTGAACAAAATGCTATTGCCACACACAATGTGCTTGAAGCCATGCGTTTACATAATATTAAACGGATAGCCTTTGCTTCTACAGGGTCTGTATATGGTGAAGCTTCTATTATACCTACCCCAGAAGATGCTCCATTTCCTATACAAACATCTTTATATGCAGCATCGAAGTTGTCAGGAGAGGGATTCATTGAGGCCTATTGTGAATCTTTCGACTTTATTGGACATATCTTTCGTTTTGTTTCTATTCTTGGACCTCGCTACACACACGGACATGTTTTTGATTTTTGTAATCAATTAAGAAAAGATCCTTCAAAACTTACTGTTCTTGGAAATGGTACACAACGAAAATCCTATCTTCATGTAGATGATTGTATTGATGCAATGTTGCTAGCAATAGAAAAAGCACCTACAGATACAAAGGTTCATATCTATAACCTAGGTGTTGATAGTTATTGTACAGTAAAGGATTCTATTGGATGGATTTGCTCTTCATTAGGAGTAACACCAACTGTTCAATTTGGCGAGGGTGATCGTGGTTGGATAGGAGATAATCCTTTTATTTATCTTGCAACAGAAAAAATTCGTTCTCTAGGTTGGACGCCTAAGTATACCATAGAAGAAAGTGTAAAAACAACTGTCAGTTGGCTTATGGAAAACACATGGGTTTTTGATAATAAAGAAAAATAA
- a CDS encoding lysylphosphatidylglycerol synthase transmembrane domain-containing protein, with the protein MQQISLSKRQYSFLAKVTVWLISILCFIYAIYNVNIGQMWTAIKQYSMTSIVLLFLFSIIICIVNGLRKYFLFNKQLSLSQSIQSAFFGLGGNNIFPAKAGEFIHAFYIARVTGKPSTEVFPVIFMERFADINLLAILSLFMLSIFEPSKWTILLTCSAIAFIWLGILLLSYKSSWIFFMLRYIPWEYPRNIANHLCSALHSNLLLHWMIRLFITTILVWVISIGYYYFAFTIVAKLDLTIINTMCASFILCFGAIIPSSPGSLGVFEASAVFALGLFGVPHSEALAIGLVCHFFMFFVPVAGMVIIMSINKQVKQIVLTAEQELKT; encoded by the coding sequence ATGCAGCAAATTTCTCTATCTAAGAGACAATATTCGTTTTTAGCTAAAGTTACTGTTTGGCTTATAAGCATTCTTTGCTTTATTTATGCGATTTATAATGTAAACATTGGACAGATGTGGACAGCAATAAAGCAATATTCAATGACGTCTATTGTTTTATTATTTCTTTTTTCAATCATTATTTGTATTGTTAATGGACTTCGGAAATATTTTTTATTTAACAAACAACTCTCTCTTTCTCAATCTATCCAGTCAGCCTTTTTTGGTCTTGGTGGAAATAATATTTTTCCAGCTAAAGCTGGCGAATTTATCCATGCTTTTTATATCGCACGAGTAACAGGTAAACCAAGCACAGAAGTTTTCCCTGTTATTTTTATGGAACGTTTTGCAGATATTAATCTGTTAGCCATCCTCAGTTTATTCATGCTCTCTATCTTTGAACCATCTAAATGGACAATTTTACTTACATGTAGTGCAATTGCTTTTATCTGGTTAGGCATACTACTTTTATCTTATAAATCTTCATGGATTTTCTTTATGTTGAGATATATTCCATGGGAATATCCTCGTAATATTGCTAATCATCTTTGCAGTGCATTACATAGTAACCTCTTACTTCATTGGATGATACGTTTATTTATAACAACTATCCTTGTATGGGTAATAAGCATTGGATATTACTACTTTGCTTTTACAATAGTTGCAAAGTTAGATCTCACTATCATTAATACTATGTGTGCTTCTTTTATCTTATGCTTTGGAGCTATTATTCCTTCATCTCCAGGCTCTCTTGGCGTATTTGAAGCAAGTGCAGTATTTGCTCTTGGTCTTTTTGGTGTTCCTCATTCTGAGGCTTTAGCCATTGGGCTTGTTTGTCACTTTTTTATGTTTTTTGTCCCTGTAGCTGGTATGGTTATAATTATGAGTATCAACAAACAAGTTAAACAAATTGTCCTTACAGCAGAACAAGAATTAAAAACATAA
- a CDS encoding alginate O-acetyltransferase AlgX-related protein gives MKILQSCFTLLFLLFLSIPFTLTICDCAPEPIDNQENRVLAWPPKLKQNSLRNWPKRLDPWFKDYLAFRTHFLCLYHWIWGRFLGSNLQDYAITFNGELFPTLNGATVLQNYLGLYPYTKEQITNFKLLHAGIYARFKSEGIPYIVVPVPDKTNVYPEYLPFWASWAKGLSYYDELIQAIQEIRIPYIDMLSILESRKSEHQLYNKRFDTAHWNGWALEIAYQAMGNFLTNIDTGFEPRPSGEIYEIYFGRPYPRLYTRERVPLMNVYSHNLHVEHLPELSKENPCWADPQLIVNDKAKLPYTLWFVSDSYFLFAFDNYQPWIGGISPLAHHTKKFLRMHFNTFTQPFIEKSFGTSYSPDIVIRTFVERLPRDLMQDIDPVLKIYGDIHLGTSGYILTPNNLHKVVAESNCCITKEIDQEEQGIIIIDSSSDIPLFTLAPVIAGKDGRVMFATYLKSPIKTTARLYYTPKSIGTLNKEDFVSIELEEGENIIYMSFDTEPGQEMVLYFEPGCHPGAYKVLPMPKGIQHVQHTYSRES, from the coding sequence ATGAAAATTCTCCAATCGTGTTTCACTCTTTTATTCCTACTTTTTTTATCTATTCCATTTACACTAACAATTTGTGATTGTGCTCCAGAACCTATTGATAATCAAGAAAATCGAGTATTAGCTTGGCCTCCTAAGTTGAAACAAAATTCACTTCGAAATTGGCCTAAAAGACTTGACCCTTGGTTTAAAGATTATTTAGCCTTTCGAACACACTTTCTTTGTCTTTATCATTGGATATGGGGAAGATTCTTAGGCTCTAATCTACAAGACTATGCTATAACCTTTAATGGTGAATTATTTCCTACTTTAAATGGTGCAACAGTTTTACAAAATTATTTGGGTTTATATCCATATACAAAAGAACAAATTACAAATTTTAAGTTGTTACATGCAGGAATATATGCTCGTTTTAAGTCAGAAGGTATTCCCTATATTGTTGTCCCTGTTCCTGACAAAACTAATGTATATCCAGAATATTTACCCTTTTGGGCTTCTTGGGCTAAAGGGTTAAGTTATTATGATGAACTTATACAGGCTATTCAAGAAATACGTATACCATATATAGATATGCTATCTATTCTTGAATCAAGAAAGTCTGAACATCAACTCTACAATAAAAGATTTGATACTGCTCACTGGAATGGCTGGGCACTTGAAATTGCATATCAAGCCATGGGGAATTTCCTTACAAATATTGACACAGGGTTTGAGCCAAGGCCATCAGGTGAAATTTATGAAATTTATTTTGGTAGACCATATCCTCGTCTATACACTCGAGAACGTGTACCATTAATGAACGTATACTCTCATAATCTCCATGTAGAACATTTACCTGAACTATCTAAAGAAAATCCTTGCTGGGCAGATCCTCAACTTATTGTAAATGACAAAGCAAAGTTACCTTATACCTTATGGTTTGTTTCAGATTCATACTTTCTATTTGCATTTGATAACTACCAACCTTGGATAGGTGGTATTTCTCCATTAGCACACCATACAAAAAAATTCTTAAGAATGCATTTCAATACATTTACCCAACCATTTATTGAAAAATCATTTGGAACATCATACTCTCCAGATATTGTTATTAGAACATTTGTAGAAAGACTTCCTAGAGATTTAATGCAAGATATTGATCCAGTATTAAAAATTTATGGAGATATTCATTTAGGAACCTCTGGATATATTTTAACACCAAATAATCTTCATAAGGTAGTAGCTGAATCAAATTGTTGTATAACTAAAGAAATAGATCAAGAAGAACAAGGAATAATCATTATTGATTCTTCTTCAGACATACCTCTTTTTACCTTAGCCCCAGTTATAGCAGGTAAAGATGGACGTGTTATGTTTGCAACATATTTGAAATCTCCTATTAAAACTACAGCACGACTATATTATACACCAAAAAGTATAGGTACCTTAAATAAAGAGGACTTTGTATCTATAGAGCTCGAGGAAGGGGAAAATATTATCTATATGTCATTTGATACAGAGCCTGGACAAGAAATGGTTCTTTATTTTGAACCTGGATGTCATCCAGGAGCGTATAAAGTTCTCCCTATGCCAAAAGGAATCCAACATGTTCAACATACATATTCTAGAGAGTCATAA
- a CDS encoding SIS domain-containing protein: protein MKTYSSTYLQQTIDIASQLDPAHIEDIATKLRQIRDGGGRLFFIGVGGGAGHASHAVNDFRKICGFEAYAPTDNISELTARINDDGWSSSFASWLRGSRLRSGDALFVFSVGGGNKEKNISANIVAALELAKEVGASIFGIVGRDGGYTAMVADACVIIPIVGENEVTQHTEAFQAVVWHLLVGHPLLKAQEMKWESVK from the coding sequence ATGAAAACATATAGTTCAACTTATCTTCAACAAACTATAGATATCGCCTCCCAATTAGATCCAGCTCACATTGAAGATATTGCAACAAAATTACGCCAAATCCGTGATGGTGGAGGACGTTTATTTTTTATAGGTGTTGGAGGAGGCGCTGGCCATGCAAGCCACGCAGTAAATGACTTTCGTAAAATCTGTGGATTTGAAGCATATGCTCCTACAGACAACATTTCAGAATTAACAGCAAGAATCAATGATGATGGATGGTCTTCTTCATTTGCATCTTGGTTAAGAGGTTCACGTCTACGTAGTGGAGATGCTCTTTTTGTCTTTTCTGTTGGTGGCGGGAATAAAGAAAAAAATATTAGTGCAAATATCGTAGCTGCACTAGAACTTGCTAAAGAAGTTGGAGCTTCTATTTTTGGCATAGTTGGTAGAGACGGAGGGTATACAGCTATGGTTGCTGATGCTTGCGTCATCATACCCATAGTAGGAGAAAATGAAGTAACTCAACATACAGAAGCCTTTCAAGCAGTTGTTTGGCACTTACTTGTAGGACATCCATTACTTAAAGCACAGGAAATGAAGTGGGAATCCGTCAAGTAA
- a CDS encoding D-glycero-alpha-D-manno-heptose-1,7-bisphosphate 7-phosphatase, with amino-acid sequence MGIRQVKPAVFFDRDGVLTANVYYPQWDEWEAPMHVEDITILPGVIEALSLLKEANIPFFLISNQGAYAKGKTSLENLLAVKNTFNNYLLEHGITFMESFYSYTHPKGITPGFSGPSLERKPGTYFLHLAAATYSIDLSQSWIIGDRDTDILCGQHAGLKTILIADSSLDKKDKSLNPNHVVSVVKDAVTYILNQMEFSVL; translated from the coding sequence GTGGGAATCCGTCAAGTAAAACCTGCTGTATTTTTTGATCGTGATGGGGTACTCACAGCAAATGTGTATTATCCTCAATGGGATGAATGGGAAGCACCAATGCATGTAGAAGATATTACCATTCTTCCTGGAGTGATTGAAGCATTATCCCTTTTAAAAGAAGCAAATATTCCTTTTTTTCTTATTTCAAATCAAGGAGCATATGCAAAAGGAAAAACATCTCTTGAAAACTTACTAGCTGTAAAAAATACCTTTAATAACTATCTGTTAGAACATGGGATTACCTTTATGGAAAGTTTTTATTCATATACCCATCCAAAAGGTATTACCCCTGGCTTTTCAGGCCCGTCTTTAGAAAGAAAACCTGGTACATATTTTTTACATTTAGCAGCAGCAACATATTCTATTGATTTATCACAATCATGGATAATAGGTGATCGAGATACAGATATCCTTTGTGGACAACATGCAGGACTAAAAACAATTCTTATAGCAGATTCATCTCTTGACAAAAAAGATAAATCGCTCAACCCTAACCATGTAGTTTCTGTAGTGAAAGATGCTGTAACGTATATACTCAACCAAATGGAATTTTCTGTATTATAA
- a CDS encoding MBOAT family O-acyltransferase, whose product MVFSSVTFVLVFLPLVLISYLLLYLHLHTPKHTMLWCNTFLLIASIIFYAWGEPKFVIWLIVSMIFNFHMALLIAPTNSRSMRIFGLSTGLILNLLLLGYFKYLTFFMESGFALLEIFFEPSINSSQLKTIALPLGISFYTFQAMSYLIDVYRNEVPVSRNIINFGCYLTMFPQLVAGPIVRYISIQKELEHRELSPQRISSGIGRFIIGLSKKLLIADTLGRVSEQAFAIPTDHLSPLAAWAGIICYTLQIYYDFSGYSDMAIGLGHIFGFTFPENFNYPYISKSIKEFWRRWHITLSTWFRDYLYIPLGGNRHGLGRTVINLLIVFTLCGLWHGSNWVFIVWGLYHGCFLVFERFFPKFPSIFPTFLQHVYAVLVVTLGWIFFKATSLTHAKEYFYALISGNPPGIQANHVWLQLFSTDVYLALIIGILGSIPIFPFLKNKWEHLLIKQKTSIAISLEGLRFFMLFLLFFLCIMPLFGSTYNPFIYFRF is encoded by the coding sequence ATGGTTTTTAGTTCTGTTACGTTTGTTTTAGTTTTTTTACCCCTTGTTCTTATTAGTTACTTATTATTATATCTTCATCTGCATACACCAAAACATACCATGCTTTGGTGTAATACGTTTTTATTAATAGCAAGTATTATCTTTTATGCTTGGGGCGAGCCAAAATTTGTCATCTGGCTTATTGTATCAATGATATTTAACTTCCATATGGCACTTCTCATTGCACCTACAAATAGTAGATCCATGAGAATTTTTGGACTATCTACCGGGTTAATTCTTAACCTTTTGTTACTTGGTTACTTTAAATATTTAACCTTTTTTATGGAAAGTGGTTTTGCTCTACTAGAAATTTTCTTTGAACCATCAATTAATTCATCACAACTAAAAACTATTGCACTTCCTTTAGGAATCAGTTTTTATACATTCCAAGCAATGAGCTATCTTATTGATGTATATAGAAATGAAGTCCCTGTATCTCGCAATATCATTAATTTTGGATGTTACCTCACAATGTTTCCACAACTTGTAGCAGGACCTATTGTACGATACATTTCTATACAAAAAGAACTTGAACATAGAGAACTTTCTCCACAACGCATATCAAGTGGTATTGGTCGATTTATTATAGGTCTTTCTAAAAAACTTCTTATTGCAGATACTCTTGGAAGAGTATCAGAACAAGCTTTTGCAATTCCTACAGATCATTTATCTCCACTTGCTGCATGGGCTGGAATTATTTGTTATACTCTACAGATTTATTATGATTTTAGCGGATACTCCGATATGGCTATAGGATTAGGACATATTTTTGGTTTTACTTTTCCTGAAAACTTTAATTATCCATACATTTCAAAAAGTATTAAAGAATTCTGGCGTCGTTGGCATATAACTCTTTCTACATGGTTTAGAGATTATCTTTATATTCCTCTAGGAGGCAATAGACATGGATTAGGTCGAACTGTCATTAATCTTCTTATTGTCTTCACATTATGTGGATTATGGCATGGATCTAATTGGGTCTTTATTGTTTGGGGGTTATATCATGGTTGTTTCCTTGTTTTTGAACGTTTTTTCCCTAAATTCCCTAGTATATTCCCAACATTCTTACAACATGTATATGCAGTTCTTGTTGTTACATTAGGATGGATTTTTTTCAAAGCAACTTCACTTACACATGCTAAAGAATATTTTTATGCTCTCATTTCAGGAAATCCTCCAGGAATTCAAGCAAACCATGTATGGTTACAACTCTTTAGTACAGACGTATACCTTGCACTTATCATTGGTATATTAGGCTCTATACCCATCTTTCCATTTTTAAAAAATAAATGGGAACACTTGCTTATAAAACAAAAAACGTCTATTGCTATTTCATTAGAAGGGTTACGTTTTTTTATGCTATTTCTATTATTTTTTCTATGTATCATGCCTCTTTTTGGCTCTACCTATAATCCATTTATTTACTTCAGATTTTAA
- a CDS encoding UDP-glucose dehydrogenase family protein, protein MNIAIIGLWHLGCVYASGCAAVGHTVTAWDPDEKTLEQLSQGIPPILEEGLEEQIKQGISTGKLCFKSTYEEAVQNADVVWITFDTPVDADDNADCTFVTTHITKLLPVCKQDAVVLISSQLPVGSIKQLEQTANDLQRQDLHFACSPENLRLGQAVKLFANPDRVICGVRSPKVQTILSTLWEPITSRIEWMGVESAEMTKHAINTFLATSIAFANELAVLCEHTGADAKEVERGLKTDIRIGEKAYLGPGMAFSGGTLARDLQFLSSIYKNKKQEEVSSVLTGVQKSNNHHKLWVIHKLNELLGRVKDKHIALWGLTYKPGTDTLRRSIALEYATHLIQAGAKVSAHDPAVSVLPDIYIYNRHISLKPSPQEVIENTDALVVCTCWDFYKEQVTPGFFSSMKTPLVIDPTRFLHPILKKDTSIRYVAIGLSS, encoded by the coding sequence ATGAATATAGCAATAATAGGCTTATGGCATCTTGGATGTGTTTATGCGTCTGGTTGTGCAGCAGTAGGTCATACAGTAACTGCATGGGATCCTGATGAAAAAACACTTGAACAACTATCTCAAGGTATTCCTCCTATTTTAGAAGAAGGCTTAGAAGAACAGATCAAGCAAGGGATATCTACCGGAAAACTTTGTTTCAAATCAACATATGAAGAAGCTGTTCAAAATGCTGATGTTGTATGGATAACATTTGATACGCCTGTTGATGCAGATGATAATGCTGACTGTACATTTGTTACTACACATATCACCAAACTTCTGCCAGTTTGTAAGCAAGATGCTGTTGTTTTAATCTCATCACAACTTCCAGTAGGCAGCATTAAACAACTTGAGCAAACAGCAAATGACCTTCAACGACAAGATCTACATTTTGCATGTTCTCCTGAAAATCTCCGTCTAGGACAAGCAGTAAAACTTTTTGCTAATCCTGATCGAGTGATATGTGGTGTACGCTCACCTAAAGTACAAACAATCCTTTCTACTCTTTGGGAACCCATCACATCTCGAATAGAGTGGATGGGAGTAGAATCTGCAGAAATGACAAAACATGCTATCAATACTTTTTTAGCAACCTCCATTGCATTTGCAAATGAGCTTGCTGTGTTATGTGAACACACTGGCGCTGATGCAAAAGAAGTTGAACGTGGTTTAAAAACAGATATTCGTATCGGCGAAAAAGCTTATTTAGGTCCTGGAATGGCGTTCTCTGGTGGAACATTAGCCAGAGATCTTCAATTTTTATCTTCAATTTATAAAAATAAAAAACAAGAAGAGGTTTCTTCTGTACTTACTGGTGTCCAAAAGTCTAATAATCATCACAAACTGTGGGTTATTCATAAACTAAACGAACTACTTGGGAGAGTTAAAGATAAACATATTGCATTATGGGGTTTAACATACAAACCTGGCACAGATACACTCCGACGCTCAATAGCTCTTGAGTATGCGACACACCTTATTCAAGCAGGAGCAAAAGTGTCTGCGCATGATCCTGCTGTAAGTGTATTGCCAGACATATATATATATAATCGCCATATATCTCTCAAACCTTCACCACAGGAAGTTATTGAGAATACAGATGCTTTAGTTGTATGTACTTGTTGGGATTTTTATAAAGAACAGGTAACTCCTGGTTTCTTTTCCTCTATGAAGACACCGTTAGTTATTGATCCTACAAGATTTTTACACCCCATTCTTAAAAAGGATACATCTATCCGCTATGTTGCCATAGGGCTATCTTCTTGA
- a CDS encoding alginate O-acetyltransferase AlgX-related protein has product MQVIQSIFIFIFLLFSTMPFCLSLLDLSPKTVTLRENRVLTENPSLKDTPFQKWPKVLDPRFQDCLAFRSHYVALYLKIWEEWLSAPVGEYATGYENDVFYVTSLKNYLGVTPITPEKYAYFKLAHAGLYAFFKTKNIPYVFITIPDKTSLYPELLPFWAHWCKGESWYDQFTKAIKEIGIPWIDLFPIFKEKKATYKVYNKNYDTMHMNAYGVETCYQEIGKRLQFPELMPTSRNEFYTVSWDKIVISKFIKENVPVFQLLHTDRFQPIEIPGLVNFEANYWHKPRLNNNKPLSPLTVWLVTDSYFLLSGHQEREYPVFRGDIPLLAYHTKNLFTTHVQYFLSPFFQELLKKGPYPDILIETLVERNWTTMDRAKEDPFIRIAGDIYLHTPGYLLTPPLIDNYIYI; this is encoded by the coding sequence ATGCAAGTTATTCAATCAATCTTTATTTTTATTTTCCTTCTTTTTTCAACAATGCCCTTTTGCTTATCTCTTCTTGATCTTTCTCCAAAAACTGTAACTCTCAGAGAAAATAGAGTATTAACAGAAAACCCTTCACTTAAGGACACACCCTTTCAAAAATGGCCAAAGGTTCTTGATCCAAGGTTTCAAGACTGTCTTGCTTTTCGAAGTCATTATGTTGCTCTCTATCTTAAAATCTGGGAAGAATGGCTTTCAGCCCCTGTGGGAGAATATGCTACAGGCTATGAGAATGATGTATTCTATGTTACTTCTCTTAAAAACTATCTAGGTGTAACTCCAATTACTCCAGAGAAATATGCATATTTTAAACTTGCTCATGCAGGGCTTTATGCTTTTTTCAAAACAAAAAACATTCCTTATGTTTTTATAACCATTCCAGATAAAACATCATTATATCCAGAACTTCTGCCTTTTTGGGCACATTGGTGTAAAGGAGAAAGTTGGTACGATCAGTTCACAAAAGCTATTAAGGAAATTGGTATTCCATGGATAGACTTATTTCCTATTTTTAAAGAAAAGAAAGCTACATATAAAGTATACAATAAAAATTATGATACTATGCATATGAATGCATATGGCGTTGAAACATGTTATCAGGAAATAGGAAAAAGACTACAATTCCCTGAGCTCATGCCAACATCAAGAAATGAATTTTATACAGTTTCTTGGGATAAAATTGTTATTTCTAAATTTATAAAAGAAAATGTACCAGTCTTTCAATTATTACATACAGATCGCTTTCAACCTATAGAAATTCCTGGATTAGTAAATTTTGAAGCAAACTATTGGCACAAACCAAGACTTAATAATAATAAGCCCCTTTCACCTCTTACTGTATGGCTTGTTACAGATTCTTATTTTTTGCTATCAGGTCATCAAGAAAGAGAATATCCTGTATTTAGGGGAGATATACCTTTATTAGCCTATCATACAAAAAATCTTTTTACTACACATGTTCAATATTTTCTTTCACCTTTCTTTCAAGAACTCTTAAAAAAAGGTCCCTATCCTGATATTCTGATAGAAACTCTTGTTGAAAGGAATTGGACTACCATGGATAGGGCAAAGGAAGATCCATTTATACGAATAGCTGGAGACATTTACTTACACACACCAGGCTATTTACTTACCCCACCCCTTATAGACAATTATATATATATATAA
- a CDS encoding transaldolase, whose amino-acid sequence MPQAMDLQVKLFMDGANIDKMRDALENNPLIKGFTTNPTLMRKAGVTDYVSFAKKALTVVQGLPISFEVFSDDLESMEREARIIAGWGKNANVKIPITNTKGESCCPLIQKLSSEGIIVNITAVMNLKQVQAVADVLTPDVPAIVSVFAGRIADTGRNPIPYMEASLKILKDLPEAKLLWASPREVLNIYQAAEIGCHIITATPELIDKLSLANKDLEQYSLETVEMFYKDAHAANFSI is encoded by the coding sequence ATGCCTCAAGCAATGGATTTACAAGTAAAACTCTTTATGGATGGAGCAAATATAGACAAAATGAGGGATGCCTTAGAGAATAACCCTCTTATCAAAGGTTTCACCACAAACCCAACTCTAATGCGTAAAGCTGGCGTAACTGACTATGTTTCCTTTGCCAAAAAAGCACTTACTGTTGTTCAAGGATTACCAATTTCCTTTGAGGTTTTTTCTGATGACCTTGAATCTATGGAGCGTGAAGCACGTATTATTGCTGGATGGGGTAAAAATGCAAATGTTAAGATTCCAATAACAAATACAAAAGGGGAAAGTTGTTGTCCTCTTATTCAAAAATTATCTAGTGAAGGTATCATTGTAAACATAACAGCTGTAATGAACCTTAAACAGGTACAAGCAGTTGCAGATGTCCTTACACCAGATGTTCCAGCTATTGTTTCTGTTTTTGCTGGACGTATTGCTGATACTGGCCGTAATCCTATTCCTTACATGGAGGCTAGTTTAAAAATTCTTAAAGATCTTCCTGAAGCAAAGCTTTTATGGGCAAGTCCTCGAGAAGTCTTAAATATCTATCAAGCTGCCGAAATTGGTTGCCATATTATTACAGCTACTCCTGAGTTAATTGATAAGCTATCTTTAGCAAATAAAGACTTAGAACAATATTCTCTTGAAACCGTTGAAATGTTTTATAAAGACGCACATGCAGCAAATTTCTCTATCTAA
- a CDS encoding glycosyltransferase family 2 protein has product MEKLSIIMPAYEEAATIQEVIDGVLKLPLVNLKKELIIVESNSTDGTREVVLQYKEHPQVKVILEEQAKGKGHAVRKGLQVATGDYILIQDADTEYDLDDYPKLLQLLIDKKADFVLGSRHSQERRSWKIRRFAKRERFSQYYFNFGHLLFTFLFNITYQQKLKDPFTMYKVFRRSCIQGLTFTANRFDFDWEIVGKLCRKGYRPLEIPVHYHSRSLNEGKKVHIFKDPLLWIIACFKYRFCKL; this is encoded by the coding sequence ATGGAAAAACTAAGTATCATTATGCCTGCGTATGAAGAAGCAGCAACTATTCAAGAAGTCATTGATGGTGTCCTTAAGCTTCCTTTAGTTAATTTAAAAAAAGAACTTATTATTGTTGAGAGCAATTCAACAGATGGAACAAGAGAAGTTGTCCTACAGTATAAGGAACATCCTCAAGTAAAAGTTATCCTAGAAGAACAAGCAAAAGGCAAAGGACATGCTGTAAGAAAAGGACTACAAGTTGCAACAGGAGACTATATTCTTATTCAAGATGCAGATACAGAGTATGATCTTGATGACTATCCAAAACTCTTACAGCTACTGATAGACAAAAAAGCAGATTTTGTGTTGGGTTCAAGACACAGCCAAGAACGCCGCAGTTGGAAAATACGTCGATTTGCCAAAAGAGAACGATTTTCCCAATATTATTTTAACTTTGGACATCTATTATTTACATTTCTTTTTAACATTACTTACCAACAGAAATTAAAAGATCCTTTTACAATGTATAAAGTGTTTCGACGCTCTTGCATTCAAGGTTTGACTTTTACAGCAAATAGGTTTGATTTTGATTGGGAAATTGTAGGTAAATTATGCCGTAAGGGTTATAGGCCATTAGAGATTCCTGTTCATTATCATTCAAGATCTCTCAATGAAGGGAAAAAAGTTCATATTTTTAAAGATCCCTTGTTATGGATTATTGCTTGTTTTAAATATCGTTTTTGTAAGTTATGA